The region TTTGTTCGCCCTGCTTATTGTCCATGAGCTATTTCTTCAGTGTAACGGCATGAGACGGAGGTCTCGCGGCATATGCAGCTTACACGCATAGCCCCAACATAAATGGGTAAGCTGTACGAGCCGTCCCCGAATatttgtttggtttggtggtgagattggGCAATGCATGCATGTAGGAACAGCCCCCACGGGCAACTCACGCCGGGAGAGCAACTCAGGCAACTCCTGCGTCCATTATTGGAACCAGCTTGCCGTCTCGCATGAAATAGAACAAAATTAGGCGTGCTGGGTGACTCGTTCTGGGTGGCAGCATCAGATCATTGATCGGACATCTTCCATGTCTTTTGCAATAATGAGAACCCGGACGAGACTTTGATCCTTCACAGACTTACGAACCGCGTACGAGCTTCTCTACATAACTTATGTCTGAAATATTTGTCATTCTGAGCAATATCTTGTGATATTGGAGGTCAATCATTGCAGGGATTCATTATTGAGTGCGGCTGCGACATCCGTATTTGTGCACAAGTCGAATGATACCCATATCAGTCAGCCTTACTCGATGCTAAGAGTTTCAGTAACCAAACCCGAGGCTGGGTATTGTATCATGATAGGCTGAGGACCGTAACACTTGTCTCTTTGGTTACCATACTGTCAGCATTCCTTTGTAGATCAAAGGGGAATCGTCGGGGCAGTGCCATAATTTCGGATTGCAACGGAGTAGAATATGCAAGTGAGATTATATTACTTGATGGAAAATGCTTCACTAACAGTCTCCTGTGTTGTCTGGTAAAATCTGATAACTATTTAACTGCTTGATATTCGCTTCATATCAACGTCCAGATCATTACCATCAACTCTCAACACAAACAAGTCACTTATTCCTCCAATATCCATCACTTTCAAAATGCACGTCACTGTTGCTACCGCTGTTATTCTTCTCGCTGGCTCAGCTGCGGCCAAGGGTGTCGTTTACGACTGCGAGAAGACTCCAGAAATCTGCCTCAACACCTGCTGGGCAATCAAATGCCAGGGCAACACTGCGACTCTCCATGGCGGAGGTCAGAGCAAAGCCACTGCTAAGAAGTATGGCGATGACAACCGCAAGAAATGGAGCTACGACAAGGATCCttgcaagaagaagggctgGGCTTGGAAGGGAGGCAACTCCCCTGACGAGTATCCCTATGCTTCTTCCAAGGAAGGCGGTCAGAGTGACTTTGCTAAGAAAGTTGCACTTCGATGTGTTCCTGGCAAGGAACAGCAACGTAAGTCTCCTTCTCCACTCACTTCTGGCTGTCAACTTTATAGCTAACAACATTTACAGGACAAGGACGCAAGGTTAGAGGCATTGCGACCAGCAAGAAGGGAGAACAATGGAACACCAAGTGGGACAAGATTAGCAAGCTTTCCCAAGACTGGTGCGGCCCTAAGCCGAAGTGCAAGAATGATGGTCACCAGTTTGTTTCTGGCGGTCCTAATGGTCCTTGGAAACTGGCTTCTAACCCTAAGGTGGCTCGTGACGTGTTCAATTACTCTGAGGATGGCGACAGCGCTTGGGTTGAGAGCCGTGACCTCCCTGAAGATGTTGATATTCCAGAGgactttgaagaagatgacggtgATGACGGCGAAGTGGAAACTCGAGAAGTCGAGGAAGAGAATGATGTTGAGCTCGAAGCTGATGAATAAATACGAAACGCTGCCGGCGTTTGTTGAATAGCAACAATCACTTTGTTGGAGTGATAGAGGGTAGATGTGGATAGAGGATTACTACTGCACTTGGAAGTCTCAAGAGCCGGAGAGATCTATGTACACTTTCATTCTTTAGATTGCCATGGTTTTACTTTCAAATTGAACTCTTTCATCCATTAAGTCGTCTGTCATTGAACTATCAGAAATATAATGTCACAATGATTCAAACTACTATTGCAGGTCTTAGGTGAACGTCTACTTATGACCCAAGTTTAGTGACATAGCAAGCAGACTattcttctttctttttccttaCTAGAGGAACAGCTCTTAACACTAAATGCCGTTCAATCAGCGGACCGTTCCATAGAAAAAACAGGGGCAGCAGGCTATGCTTTGACTATCCAAGGGCCATATCGCCGATCTGCTCTCCTTCTAGGGTTGCGTGTTGTTAATGTGGAAAAAGTGTCCCATTGTTGCTTACAGGAGTCAGCATGTGCTCCAGTGTACATCACAATGGTCCATGTAAGATTCATTGGGGCAGTGCACTAGAGATTTGCCATGTTGCAGATCGATCTGAGTCGCCCATCCAACTTGAAGAGCGTGAACGAGGGCTTGCCGTCTTTCACGCTCCGCATGGAGGCGGAATGTACAGTAACTTGGCAATATCAAGTTTCTCATTCTCTTCTCATCTTGGTGATGCACATATTTGCTCCACatttgttcaatgttctatTTCAGATGGGCAAATGCATGTAAGATGACGTGTTGAATTGGCTTGCATGAATATAACGTAATGTATGGATGGTCCACTCGGTGGTTAAAAGTTGCCTATAATAATGCTGTTGCACTGTGGCTTGGCTTTGCGCTCacaacttctccaaaagGCAGCACGACCAACACCGCAGAGATTCTACACACACATATCCAGTCTTTCATCAAATTCTAACAAACTTCATCAATACGCTCCACTATTTTCATCTCCTACCATGGGTGTTACGCTGCGTAGCGAGTCTACCAAGACCGTCAAGTTCCCAA is a window of Pochonia chlamydosporia 170 chromosome 5, whole genome shotgun sequence DNA encoding:
- a CDS encoding deoxyribonuclease nucA/NucB domain-containing protein, with amino-acid sequence MHVTVATAVILLAGSAAAKGVVYDCEKTPEICLNTCWAIKCQGNTATLHGGGQSKATAKKYGDDNRKKWSYDKDPCKKKGWAWKGGNSPDEYPYASSKEGGQSDFAKKVALRCVPGKEQQRQGRKVRGIATSKKGEQWNTKWDKISKLSQDWCGPKPKCKNDGHQFVSGGPNGPWKLASNPKVARDVFNYSEDGDSAWVESRDLPEDVDIPEDFEEDDGDDGEVETREVEEENDVELEADE